One window from the genome of Hippocampus zosterae strain Florida chromosome 7, ASM2543408v3, whole genome shotgun sequence encodes:
- the ndufa4b gene encoding cytochrome c oxidase subunit NDUFA4: MSMLGTVAKQLKNHPALIPLFIFIGGGATMSMLYLGRLALKNPDVCWDRKNNPEPWNKMEANQQYKLFSINMDYSKMKKDRPDF, translated from the exons ATGTCGATGCTCGGGACCGTCGCGAAGCAGCTCAAGAACCATCCAGCT CTCATCCCACTGTTCATCTTCATCGGTGGTGGGGCAACAATGAGCATGCTGTACCTTGGCAGACTGGCGCTGAAGAATCCTGATGTCTG TTGGGATCGCAAGAACAACCCAGAGCCTTGGAACAAAATGGAGGCCAATCAGCAGTATAAG CTTTTCAGCATAAACATGGACTACTCCAAGATGAAGAAGGACAGGCCTGATTTTTAA